Proteins encoded together in one Diceros bicornis minor isolate mBicDic1 chromosome 18, mDicBic1.mat.cur, whole genome shotgun sequence window:
- the SREBF1 gene encoding sterol regulatory element-binding protein 1 isoform X1 produces the protein MDEPPFSEAALEQALAEPCELDAALLTDIEDMLQLINNQDSDFPGLFDPPYAGGRGGGTDPASPDVSSPGSVSPPPATMSSPLEGFLGGPKVTPPPLSPAPPAPTPLKMDPSMPAFSPGPGIKEEPVPLTVLQPATPPRLPAGLLPRSFPAPAPPQFSSAPVLSYPSPSGGFSTGTPPGSTPQPLPGLPLASLPGVVPVSLQTQVQSAAPQQLLTATATPTVVPGTTTVTSQIQQVPVLLQPHFIKADSLLLTTMKTDLGATVKAAGLSSLAPGTAVQTGPLQTLVSGGTILATVPLVVDPDKLPINRLAACGKAPGLAQSRGEKRTAHNAIEKRYRSSINDKIVELKDLVVGTEAKLNKSAVLRKAIDYIRFLQQSNQKLKQENLSLRTAAHKSKSLKDLVSACGSGGNTDTPGEGMKPEVVDTLSPPPSDAGSPSQSSPLSLGSRSSGGSGSDSEPDSPGFEDGQVKPEQLPSPHSRAMLDRSRLALCALVFLCLSCNPLASLLGSWGLPGTSDATSINHGPGRNMLGTEGRGRTDGPGWAPWLLPPLIWLTNGLLVLASLALLFVYGEPVTRPHSGPAVRFWRHRKQADLDLARGDFAQATQQLWLALRALGRPLPTSHLDLACSLLWNFIRHLLQRLWVGRWLAGRAGGLQGDCALQADARASAREAALVYHRLHQLHTMGKYPGGHLTAANLALSALNLVECAGDTVSVATLAEIYVAAALRVKTSLPRALHFLTRFFLSSARQACLAQSGSVPPAMQWLCHPVGHRFFVDGDWAVCSAPRESLYSLTGNPVRRSDRERTELKRVCSPVDDTVQVDPLAQVTQLFREHLLERALNCVAQPSPSPGSADGDREFSDALGYLQLLNSCSDAAGAPACSFSISSSMAATTGIDPVAKWWASLTAVVTHWLRQDEEAAARLYPLVEHLPRALQESERPLPRAALHSFKAARALLGRGKADSGPASLALCEKASGYLQDSLAATPAGNSIDKAMQLLLCDLLLVARTSLWRRQQPPAPAQASQGPGSGAQASALELHGFQRDLSGLRRLAQSFRPAMRRVFLHEATARLMAGASPTRTHQLLDRSLRRRAGPCGKGGAAAELEPRPTRREHAEALLLASCYLPPGFLSAPGQRVGMLAEAARTLEKLGDRRLLHDCQQMLLRLGGGTTVTSS, from the exons ACATGCTTCAGCTCATCAACAACCAGGACAGCGACTTCCCAGGCCTGTTTGACCCCCCCTATGCcgggggcagaggaggaggcacAGACCCTGCCAGTCCCGATGTCAGCTCCCCGGGCAGCGTGTCCCCACCTCCTGCCACGATGAGCTCCCCACTTGAAGGCTTCCTGGGGGGGCCCAAGGTGACGCCCCCACCCTTGTCCCCTGCCCCGCCTGCACCCACCCCATTGAAGATGGACCCATCTATGCCTGCCTTCTCCCCCGGGCCTGGTATCAAGGAGGAGCCAGTGCCGCTGACTGTCCTGCAGCCCGCCACTCCGCCGCGCCTGCCAGCGGGCCTCCTGCCCCGGAGCTTTCCAGCCCCGGCCCCACCACAGTTCAGCTCTGCCCCTGTGCTGAGCTATCCCAGCCCCTCTGGAGGCTTCTCCACAG GGACCCCTCCAGGGAGCACCCCACAGCCGCTGCCTGGCCTGCCGCTGGCTTCCCTGCCAGGGGTCGTGCCCGTCTCCTTGCAAACCCAGGTCCAGAGTGCGGCTCCCCAGCAGCTGTTGACGGCCACAGCCACCCCCACGGTGGTCCCTGGAACAACCACTGTGACCTCGCAGATCCAGCAGGTCCCG GTCCTGCTGCAGCCCCACTTCATCAAGGCAGACTCCCTGCTCCTCACCACCATGAAAACCGACTTGGGGGCCACCGTGAAGGCGGCGGGTCTCAGCTCACTGGCCCCTGGCACAGCCGTGCAGACAGGGCCCTTGCAG ACCCTGGTGAGTGGTGGAACCATCCTGGCGACAGTGCCGCTAGTAGTGGACCCTGACAAGCTGCCCATCAACCGGCTGGCGGCCTGTGGCAAGGCCCCTGGCTTGGCCCAGAGCCGTGGTGAGAAGCGCACAGCCCACAATGCCATCGAGAAGCGCTACCGCTCCTCCATCAATGACAAGATCGTTGAGCTCAAGGACCTGGTGGTGGGCACCGAGGCGAAG CTGAATAAATCTGCTGTCTTGCGCAAGGCCATCGACTACATCCGCTTCCTACAACAGAGCAACCAGAAACTCAAGCAGGAGAACTTGAGTCTGCGCACTGCTGCCCACAAAAGCA AATCCCTGAAGGACCTGGTGTCAGCCTGTGGCAGTGGAGGAAACACGGACACACCCGGGGAGGGCATGAAGCCCGAGGTGGTGGACACGCTGAGCCCGCCACCCTCAGATGCCGGCTCGCCCTCCCAGAGCAGCCCCTTGTCTCTTGGCAGCAGGAGCAGTGGCGGCAGCGGCAGCGACTCGGAGCCCGACAGCCCAGGCTTTGAGGATGGCCAG GTGAAGCCAGAGCAGCTGCCGTCCCCCCACAGCCGGGCCATGCTGGACCGCTCCCGCCTGGCCCTCTGCGCACTcgtctttctctgcctctcctgtAACCCCTTGGCCTCTCTGCTGGGCAGCTGGGGTCTCCCCGGCACCTCCGATGCCACCAGCATCAACCATGGTCCTGGGCGCAACATGTTGGGCACTGAGGGCAGAGGTAGGACAG ATGGCCCTGGCTGGGCCCCGTGGCTGCTGCCCCCCCTGATCTGGCTGACAAACGGGCTGCTGGTGTTAGCCTCCTTAGCGCTGCTCTTCGTCTACGGAGAACCTGTCACGCGGCCCCACTCAGGCCCCGCCGTGCGCTTCTGGAGGCATCGCAAGCAGGCCGACCTGGACCTGGCCCGG GGGGACTTTGCCCAGGCCACCCAGCAGCTGTGGCTGGCCCTGCGggcgctgggccggcccctgcccacctcccacctgGACCTGGCCTGTAGCCTGCTCTGGAACTTCATCCGCCACCTGCTGCAGCGTCTCTGGGTGGGCCGCTGGCTGGCGGGCCGGGCAGGGGGCCTACAAGGGGACTGCGCTCTGCAGGCAGACGCCCGCGCCAGTGCCCGGGAGGCAGCCCTGGTCTACCACAGGCTGCACCAGCTGCACACCATGG GGAAGTACCCCGGCGGGCACCTCACTGCCGCCAACCTGGCGCTGAGTGCCCTGAACCTGGTGGAGTGCGCGGGGGACACCGTGTCCGTGGCCACGCTGGCTGAGATCTATGTGGCCGCCGCTCTGAGGGTCAAGACCAGTCTCCCGCGGGCCTTACATTTTCTGACA CGCTTCTTCCTGAGCAGTGCCCGCCAGgcctgcctggcacagagcgGCTCAGTGCCTCCTGCCATGCAGTGGCTCTGCCACCCTGTGGGCCACCGTTTCTTCGTGGATGGGGACTGGGCCGTGTGCAGTGCCCCGCGGGAGAGCCTGTACAGCTTGACCGGGAACCCAG TGAGGAGGTCAGACAGGGAAAGGACAGAGCTGAAAAGGGTGTGTTCCCCAGTAGATGACACTGTCCAAG TGGACCCCCTGGCCCAGGTGACACAGTTATTCCGCGAACATCTCTTGGAGCGAGCGCTGAATTGtgtggcccagcccagccccagccctggatCAGCTGATGGGGACAG GGAATTCTCAGACGCCCTCGGGTATCTGCAGCTGCTGAACAGCTGTTCTGATGCTGCCGGGGCTCCAGCCTGCAGCTTCTCCATCAGCTCCAGCATGGCCGCCACCACTG GCATAGACCCGGTGGCCAAATGGTGGGCCTCGCTGACGGCCGTGGTGACCCACTGGCTGCGGCAGGATGAGGAGGCGGCCGCGCGCCTGTACCCACTGGTGGAGCACCTGCCCCGTGCCCTGCAGGAGTCTGA GAGACCCCTGCCCAGGGCAGCTCTGCACTCCTTCAAGGCTGCCAGGGCCCTGCTGGGCCGTGGGAAGGCAGACTCTGGCCCGGCCAGCCTGGCCCTCTGTGAGAAGGCCAGTGGGTACCTGCAGGACAGCCTGGCTGCCACACCAGCAGGCAACTCCATTGACAAG GCTATGCAGCTGCTCCTCTGTGACCTGCTCCTTGTGGCACGCACTAGCCTGTGGCGCCGGCAGCAGCCGCCTGCACCAGCCCAGGCCTCGCAGGGCCCGGGCAGTGGGGCCCAGGCCTCTGCCCTCGAGCTGCATGGTTTCCAACGGGACCTGAGTGGCCTGAGGCGTCTGGCGCAGAGCTTCCGGCCTGCCATGCGGAGG GTGTTCCTCCATGAAGCCACTGCCCGGCTGatggcaggggccagccccacgcggACACACCAGCTCCTGGACCGCAGTCTGAGGAGGAGGGCAGGCCCCTGCGGCAAAGGAG GCGCGGCGGCGGAGCTGGAGCCCCGGCCCACGCGGCGCGAGCACGCCGAGGCCCTGCTGCTGGCGTCCTGCTACCTGCCGCCCGGCTTCCTGTCGGCGCCCGGGCAGCGCGTGGGCATGCTGGCCGAGGCGGCGCGCACGCTCGAGAAGCTCGGCGACCGCCGGCTGCTGCACGACTGCCAGCAGATGCTCCTGCGCCTGGGCGGCGGGACCACCGTCACCTCCAGCTAG
- the SREBF1 gene encoding sterol regulatory element-binding protein 1 isoform X8 → MDEPPFSEAALEQALAEPCELDAALLTDIEDMLQLINNQDSDFPGLFDPPYAGGRGGGTDPASPDVSSPGSVSPPPATMSSPLEGFLGGPKEEPVPLTVLQPATPPRLPAGLLPRSFPAPAPPQFSSAPVLSYPSPSGGFSTGTPPGSTPQPLPGLPLASLPGVVPVSLQTQVQSAAPQQLLTATATPTVVPGTTTVTSQIQQVPVLLQPHFIKADSLLLTTMKTDLGATVKAAGLSSLAPGTAVQTGPLQTLVSGGTILATVPLVVDPDKLPINRLAACGKAPGLAQSRGEKRTAHNAIEKRYRSSINDKIVELKDLVVGTEAKLNKSAVLRKAIDYIRFLQQSNQKLKQENLSLRTAAHKSKSLKDLVSACGSGGNTDTPGEGMKPEVVDTLSPPPSDAGSPSQSSPLSLGSRSSGGSGSDSEPDSPGFEDGQVKPEQLPSPHSRAMLDRSRLALCALVFLCLSCNPLASLLGSWGLPGTSDATSINHGPGRNMLGTEGRGRTDGPGWAPWLLPPLIWLTNGLLVLASLALLFVYGEPVTRPHSGPAVRFWRHRKQADLDLARGDFAQATQQLWLALRALGRPLPTSHLDLACSLLWNFIRHLLQRLWVGRWLAGRAGGLQGDCALQADARASAREAALVYHRLHQLHTMGKYPGGHLTAANLALSALNLVECAGDTVSVATLAEIYVAAALRVKTSLPRALHFLTRFFLSSARQACLAQSGSVPPAMQWLCHPVGHRFFVDGDWAVCSAPRESLYSLTGNPVRRSDRERTELKRVCSPVDDTVQVDPLAQVTQLFREHLLERALNCVAQPSPSPGSADGDREFSDALGYLQLLNSCSDAAGAPACSFSISSSMAATTGIDPVAKWWASLTAVVTHWLRQDEEAAARLYPLVEHLPRALQESERPLPRAALHSFKAARALLGRGKADSGPASLALCEKASGYLQDSLAATPAGNSIDKAMQLLLCDLLLVARTSLWRRQQPPAPAQASQGPGSGAQASALELHGFQRDLSGLRRLAQSFRPAMRRVFLHEATARLMAGASPTRTHQLLDRSLRRRAGPCGKGGAAAELEPRPTRREHAEALLLASCYLPPGFLSAPGQRVGMLAEAARTLEKLGDRRLLHDCQQMLLRLGGGTTVTSS, encoded by the exons ACATGCTTCAGCTCATCAACAACCAGGACAGCGACTTCCCAGGCCTGTTTGACCCCCCCTATGCcgggggcagaggaggaggcacAGACCCTGCCAGTCCCGATGTCAGCTCCCCGGGCAGCGTGTCCCCACCTCCTGCCACGATGAGCTCCCCACTTGAAGGCTTCCTGGGGGGGCCCAAG GAGGAGCCAGTGCCGCTGACTGTCCTGCAGCCCGCCACTCCGCCGCGCCTGCCAGCGGGCCTCCTGCCCCGGAGCTTTCCAGCCCCGGCCCCACCACAGTTCAGCTCTGCCCCTGTGCTGAGCTATCCCAGCCCCTCTGGAGGCTTCTCCACAG GGACCCCTCCAGGGAGCACCCCACAGCCGCTGCCTGGCCTGCCGCTGGCTTCCCTGCCAGGGGTCGTGCCCGTCTCCTTGCAAACCCAGGTCCAGAGTGCGGCTCCCCAGCAGCTGTTGACGGCCACAGCCACCCCCACGGTGGTCCCTGGAACAACCACTGTGACCTCGCAGATCCAGCAGGTCCCG GTCCTGCTGCAGCCCCACTTCATCAAGGCAGACTCCCTGCTCCTCACCACCATGAAAACCGACTTGGGGGCCACCGTGAAGGCGGCGGGTCTCAGCTCACTGGCCCCTGGCACAGCCGTGCAGACAGGGCCCTTGCAG ACCCTGGTGAGTGGTGGAACCATCCTGGCGACAGTGCCGCTAGTAGTGGACCCTGACAAGCTGCCCATCAACCGGCTGGCGGCCTGTGGCAAGGCCCCTGGCTTGGCCCAGAGCCGTGGTGAGAAGCGCACAGCCCACAATGCCATCGAGAAGCGCTACCGCTCCTCCATCAATGACAAGATCGTTGAGCTCAAGGACCTGGTGGTGGGCACCGAGGCGAAG CTGAATAAATCTGCTGTCTTGCGCAAGGCCATCGACTACATCCGCTTCCTACAACAGAGCAACCAGAAACTCAAGCAGGAGAACTTGAGTCTGCGCACTGCTGCCCACAAAAGCA AATCCCTGAAGGACCTGGTGTCAGCCTGTGGCAGTGGAGGAAACACGGACACACCCGGGGAGGGCATGAAGCCCGAGGTGGTGGACACGCTGAGCCCGCCACCCTCAGATGCCGGCTCGCCCTCCCAGAGCAGCCCCTTGTCTCTTGGCAGCAGGAGCAGTGGCGGCAGCGGCAGCGACTCGGAGCCCGACAGCCCAGGCTTTGAGGATGGCCAG GTGAAGCCAGAGCAGCTGCCGTCCCCCCACAGCCGGGCCATGCTGGACCGCTCCCGCCTGGCCCTCTGCGCACTcgtctttctctgcctctcctgtAACCCCTTGGCCTCTCTGCTGGGCAGCTGGGGTCTCCCCGGCACCTCCGATGCCACCAGCATCAACCATGGTCCTGGGCGCAACATGTTGGGCACTGAGGGCAGAGGTAGGACAG ATGGCCCTGGCTGGGCCCCGTGGCTGCTGCCCCCCCTGATCTGGCTGACAAACGGGCTGCTGGTGTTAGCCTCCTTAGCGCTGCTCTTCGTCTACGGAGAACCTGTCACGCGGCCCCACTCAGGCCCCGCCGTGCGCTTCTGGAGGCATCGCAAGCAGGCCGACCTGGACCTGGCCCGG GGGGACTTTGCCCAGGCCACCCAGCAGCTGTGGCTGGCCCTGCGggcgctgggccggcccctgcccacctcccacctgGACCTGGCCTGTAGCCTGCTCTGGAACTTCATCCGCCACCTGCTGCAGCGTCTCTGGGTGGGCCGCTGGCTGGCGGGCCGGGCAGGGGGCCTACAAGGGGACTGCGCTCTGCAGGCAGACGCCCGCGCCAGTGCCCGGGAGGCAGCCCTGGTCTACCACAGGCTGCACCAGCTGCACACCATGG GGAAGTACCCCGGCGGGCACCTCACTGCCGCCAACCTGGCGCTGAGTGCCCTGAACCTGGTGGAGTGCGCGGGGGACACCGTGTCCGTGGCCACGCTGGCTGAGATCTATGTGGCCGCCGCTCTGAGGGTCAAGACCAGTCTCCCGCGGGCCTTACATTTTCTGACA CGCTTCTTCCTGAGCAGTGCCCGCCAGgcctgcctggcacagagcgGCTCAGTGCCTCCTGCCATGCAGTGGCTCTGCCACCCTGTGGGCCACCGTTTCTTCGTGGATGGGGACTGGGCCGTGTGCAGTGCCCCGCGGGAGAGCCTGTACAGCTTGACCGGGAACCCAG TGAGGAGGTCAGACAGGGAAAGGACAGAGCTGAAAAGGGTGTGTTCCCCAGTAGATGACACTGTCCAAG TGGACCCCCTGGCCCAGGTGACACAGTTATTCCGCGAACATCTCTTGGAGCGAGCGCTGAATTGtgtggcccagcccagccccagccctggatCAGCTGATGGGGACAG GGAATTCTCAGACGCCCTCGGGTATCTGCAGCTGCTGAACAGCTGTTCTGATGCTGCCGGGGCTCCAGCCTGCAGCTTCTCCATCAGCTCCAGCATGGCCGCCACCACTG GCATAGACCCGGTGGCCAAATGGTGGGCCTCGCTGACGGCCGTGGTGACCCACTGGCTGCGGCAGGATGAGGAGGCGGCCGCGCGCCTGTACCCACTGGTGGAGCACCTGCCCCGTGCCCTGCAGGAGTCTGA GAGACCCCTGCCCAGGGCAGCTCTGCACTCCTTCAAGGCTGCCAGGGCCCTGCTGGGCCGTGGGAAGGCAGACTCTGGCCCGGCCAGCCTGGCCCTCTGTGAGAAGGCCAGTGGGTACCTGCAGGACAGCCTGGCTGCCACACCAGCAGGCAACTCCATTGACAAG GCTATGCAGCTGCTCCTCTGTGACCTGCTCCTTGTGGCACGCACTAGCCTGTGGCGCCGGCAGCAGCCGCCTGCACCAGCCCAGGCCTCGCAGGGCCCGGGCAGTGGGGCCCAGGCCTCTGCCCTCGAGCTGCATGGTTTCCAACGGGACCTGAGTGGCCTGAGGCGTCTGGCGCAGAGCTTCCGGCCTGCCATGCGGAGG GTGTTCCTCCATGAAGCCACTGCCCGGCTGatggcaggggccagccccacgcggACACACCAGCTCCTGGACCGCAGTCTGAGGAGGAGGGCAGGCCCCTGCGGCAAAGGAG GCGCGGCGGCGGAGCTGGAGCCCCGGCCCACGCGGCGCGAGCACGCCGAGGCCCTGCTGCTGGCGTCCTGCTACCTGCCGCCCGGCTTCCTGTCGGCGCCCGGGCAGCGCGTGGGCATGCTGGCCGAGGCGGCGCGCACGCTCGAGAAGCTCGGCGACCGCCGGCTGCTGCACGACTGCCAGCAGATGCTCCTGCGCCTGGGCGGCGGGACCACCGTCACCTCCAGCTAG
- the SREBF1 gene encoding sterol regulatory element-binding protein 1 isoform X9 yields the protein MDCTFEDMLQLINNQDSDFPGLFDPPYAGGRGGGTDPASPDVSSPGSVSPPPATMSSPLEGFLGGPKVTPPPLSPAPPAPTPLKMDPSMPAFSPGPGIKEEPVPLTVLQPATPPRLPAGLLPRSFPAPAPPQFSSAPVLSYPSPSGGFSTGTPPGSTPQPLPGLPLASLPGVVPVSLQTQVQSAAPQQLLTATATPTVVPGTTTVTSQIQQVPVLLQPHFIKADSLLLTTMKTDLGATVKAAGLSSLAPGTAVQTGPLQTLVSGGTILATVPLVVDPDKLPINRLAACGKAPGLAQSRGEKRTAHNAIEKRYRSSINDKIVELKDLVVGTEAKLNKSAVLRKAIDYIRFLQQSNQKLKQENLSLRTAAHKSKSLKDLVSACGSGGNTDTPGEGMKPEVVDTLSPPPSDAGSPSQSSPLSLGSRSSGGSGSDSEPDSPGFEDGQVKPEQLPSPHSRAMLDRSRLALCALVFLCLSCNPLASLLGSWGLPGTSDATSINHGPGRNMLGTEGRDGPGWAPWLLPPLIWLTNGLLVLASLALLFVYGEPVTRPHSGPAVRFWRHRKQADLDLARGDFAQATQQLWLALRALGRPLPTSHLDLACSLLWNFIRHLLQRLWVGRWLAGRAGGLQGDCALQADARASAREAALVYHRLHQLHTMGKYPGGHLTAANLALSALNLVECAGDTVSVATLAEIYVAAALRVKTSLPRALHFLTRFFLSSARQACLAQSGSVPPAMQWLCHPVGHRFFVDGDWAVCSAPRESLYSLTGNPVDPLAQVTQLFREHLLERALNCVAQPSPSPGSADGDREFSDALGYLQLLNSCSDAAGAPACSFSISSSMAATTGIDPVAKWWASLTAVVTHWLRQDEEAAARLYPLVEHLPRALQESERPLPRAALHSFKAARALLGRGKADSGPASLALCEKASGYLQDSLAATPAGNSIDKAMQLLLCDLLLVARTSLWRRQQPPAPAQASQGPGSGAQASALELHGFQRDLSGLRRLAQSFRPAMRRVFLHEATARLMAGASPTRTHQLLDRSLRRRAGPCGKGGAAAELEPRPTRREHAEALLLASCYLPPGFLSAPGQRVGMLAEAARTLEKLGDRRLLHDCQQMLLRLGGGTTVTSS from the exons ATGGATTGCACGTTCGAAG ACATGCTTCAGCTCATCAACAACCAGGACAGCGACTTCCCAGGCCTGTTTGACCCCCCCTATGCcgggggcagaggaggaggcacAGACCCTGCCAGTCCCGATGTCAGCTCCCCGGGCAGCGTGTCCCCACCTCCTGCCACGATGAGCTCCCCACTTGAAGGCTTCCTGGGGGGGCCCAAGGTGACGCCCCCACCCTTGTCCCCTGCCCCGCCTGCACCCACCCCATTGAAGATGGACCCATCTATGCCTGCCTTCTCCCCCGGGCCTGGTATCAAGGAGGAGCCAGTGCCGCTGACTGTCCTGCAGCCCGCCACTCCGCCGCGCCTGCCAGCGGGCCTCCTGCCCCGGAGCTTTCCAGCCCCGGCCCCACCACAGTTCAGCTCTGCCCCTGTGCTGAGCTATCCCAGCCCCTCTGGAGGCTTCTCCACAG GGACCCCTCCAGGGAGCACCCCACAGCCGCTGCCTGGCCTGCCGCTGGCTTCCCTGCCAGGGGTCGTGCCCGTCTCCTTGCAAACCCAGGTCCAGAGTGCGGCTCCCCAGCAGCTGTTGACGGCCACAGCCACCCCCACGGTGGTCCCTGGAACAACCACTGTGACCTCGCAGATCCAGCAGGTCCCG GTCCTGCTGCAGCCCCACTTCATCAAGGCAGACTCCCTGCTCCTCACCACCATGAAAACCGACTTGGGGGCCACCGTGAAGGCGGCGGGTCTCAGCTCACTGGCCCCTGGCACAGCCGTGCAGACAGGGCCCTTGCAG ACCCTGGTGAGTGGTGGAACCATCCTGGCGACAGTGCCGCTAGTAGTGGACCCTGACAAGCTGCCCATCAACCGGCTGGCGGCCTGTGGCAAGGCCCCTGGCTTGGCCCAGAGCCGTGGTGAGAAGCGCACAGCCCACAATGCCATCGAGAAGCGCTACCGCTCCTCCATCAATGACAAGATCGTTGAGCTCAAGGACCTGGTGGTGGGCACCGAGGCGAAG CTGAATAAATCTGCTGTCTTGCGCAAGGCCATCGACTACATCCGCTTCCTACAACAGAGCAACCAGAAACTCAAGCAGGAGAACTTGAGTCTGCGCACTGCTGCCCACAAAAGCA AATCCCTGAAGGACCTGGTGTCAGCCTGTGGCAGTGGAGGAAACACGGACACACCCGGGGAGGGCATGAAGCCCGAGGTGGTGGACACGCTGAGCCCGCCACCCTCAGATGCCGGCTCGCCCTCCCAGAGCAGCCCCTTGTCTCTTGGCAGCAGGAGCAGTGGCGGCAGCGGCAGCGACTCGGAGCCCGACAGCCCAGGCTTTGAGGATGGCCAG GTGAAGCCAGAGCAGCTGCCGTCCCCCCACAGCCGGGCCATGCTGGACCGCTCCCGCCTGGCCCTCTGCGCACTcgtctttctctgcctctcctgtAACCCCTTGGCCTCTCTGCTGGGCAGCTGGGGTCTCCCCGGCACCTCCGATGCCACCAGCATCAACCATGGTCCTGGGCGCAACATGTTGGGCACTGAGGGCAGAG ATGGCCCTGGCTGGGCCCCGTGGCTGCTGCCCCCCCTGATCTGGCTGACAAACGGGCTGCTGGTGTTAGCCTCCTTAGCGCTGCTCTTCGTCTACGGAGAACCTGTCACGCGGCCCCACTCAGGCCCCGCCGTGCGCTTCTGGAGGCATCGCAAGCAGGCCGACCTGGACCTGGCCCGG GGGGACTTTGCCCAGGCCACCCAGCAGCTGTGGCTGGCCCTGCGggcgctgggccggcccctgcccacctcccacctgGACCTGGCCTGTAGCCTGCTCTGGAACTTCATCCGCCACCTGCTGCAGCGTCTCTGGGTGGGCCGCTGGCTGGCGGGCCGGGCAGGGGGCCTACAAGGGGACTGCGCTCTGCAGGCAGACGCCCGCGCCAGTGCCCGGGAGGCAGCCCTGGTCTACCACAGGCTGCACCAGCTGCACACCATGG GGAAGTACCCCGGCGGGCACCTCACTGCCGCCAACCTGGCGCTGAGTGCCCTGAACCTGGTGGAGTGCGCGGGGGACACCGTGTCCGTGGCCACGCTGGCTGAGATCTATGTGGCCGCCGCTCTGAGGGTCAAGACCAGTCTCCCGCGGGCCTTACATTTTCTGACA CGCTTCTTCCTGAGCAGTGCCCGCCAGgcctgcctggcacagagcgGCTCAGTGCCTCCTGCCATGCAGTGGCTCTGCCACCCTGTGGGCCACCGTTTCTTCGTGGATGGGGACTGGGCCGTGTGCAGTGCCCCGCGGGAGAGCCTGTACAGCTTGACCGGGAACCCAG TGGACCCCCTGGCCCAGGTGACACAGTTATTCCGCGAACATCTCTTGGAGCGAGCGCTGAATTGtgtggcccagcccagccccagccctggatCAGCTGATGGGGACAG GGAATTCTCAGACGCCCTCGGGTATCTGCAGCTGCTGAACAGCTGTTCTGATGCTGCCGGGGCTCCAGCCTGCAGCTTCTCCATCAGCTCCAGCATGGCCGCCACCACTG GCATAGACCCGGTGGCCAAATGGTGGGCCTCGCTGACGGCCGTGGTGACCCACTGGCTGCGGCAGGATGAGGAGGCGGCCGCGCGCCTGTACCCACTGGTGGAGCACCTGCCCCGTGCCCTGCAGGAGTCTGA GAGACCCCTGCCCAGGGCAGCTCTGCACTCCTTCAAGGCTGCCAGGGCCCTGCTGGGCCGTGGGAAGGCAGACTCTGGCCCGGCCAGCCTGGCCCTCTGTGAGAAGGCCAGTGGGTACCTGCAGGACAGCCTGGCTGCCACACCAGCAGGCAACTCCATTGACAAG GCTATGCAGCTGCTCCTCTGTGACCTGCTCCTTGTGGCACGCACTAGCCTGTGGCGCCGGCAGCAGCCGCCTGCACCAGCCCAGGCCTCGCAGGGCCCGGGCAGTGGGGCCCAGGCCTCTGCCCTCGAGCTGCATGGTTTCCAACGGGACCTGAGTGGCCTGAGGCGTCTGGCGCAGAGCTTCCGGCCTGCCATGCGGAGG GTGTTCCTCCATGAAGCCACTGCCCGGCTGatggcaggggccagccccacgcggACACACCAGCTCCTGGACCGCAGTCTGAGGAGGAGGGCAGGCCCCTGCGGCAAAGGAG GCGCGGCGGCGGAGCTGGAGCCCCGGCCCACGCGGCGCGAGCACGCCGAGGCCCTGCTGCTGGCGTCCTGCTACCTGCCGCCCGGCTTCCTGTCGGCGCCCGGGCAGCGCGTGGGCATGCTGGCCGAGGCGGCGCGCACGCTCGAGAAGCTCGGCGACCGCCGGCTGCTGCACGACTGCCAGCAGATGCTCCTGCGCCTGGGCGGCGGGACCACCGTCACCTCCAGCTAG